One genomic window of Branchiostoma floridae strain S238N-H82 chromosome 4, Bfl_VNyyK, whole genome shotgun sequence includes the following:
- the LOC118412919 gene encoding ankyrin repeat and SAM domain-containing protein 3-like has protein sequence MSCTEHVEYPYEASDEASENELLDRSLSMWRGWGSLNTDTDGFDPIPIDLHTASSIGQYDTVRAIVQSGKQDLDKKNHGSWTPLMYACYIGHDNIVNLLLDAGVDVNLKSAKGQTPLILAASCGNESVAYFLLQQGADLTGKDRRGWSALFHATNAGHQNMVKFLLEEGADTESREPTLGLTPLCLAAGEGHEIIVQTLLDHGANVNAQSYNGDTPRMLALINGHSKIVGLIDTFTAQPGTSLRAAPGLGDNNDDLSSSDEFRGHRKPPRSHHHRSSRARRTPSIRDGPAEFARKTGIPVQPQQKGKASQPPSTKPAAQTPAVPSSPGVPSGYVTFQDEWAGEREEGEIRFRDVISPINVSEHDLDSSGGRQEAADPANTLDEQCAFALSNALTIKSSSSSSGDLEKALGLNQEKQPATQQPSWHQVYQQPPQAPRAMPDPPPEVLPPLPANIPAPVPDTEGSTEVYQPPKDLMELLNNIQCAKYHPVYQPPKDLMELLNNIQCAKYHPVFEDQDIDLHVFLTLTDNDLKEIGIKLMGPRRKMTSAIARYHSHARLHMTGPEHAYADKLESEMQELAMQLHRVYAQAEQLKQQVLQEHELRKVVEGCVVENKAAWDRVRQVATETRELCSDVRLLVHQVRMCQDEFSRKLLPEADSAQPPDDRYIHPSPAGTGQPSNTDNRFPEDDASPDGQGDPGPDGHPAPLLPRVTLISSGQLREMGAAELQTTMSEFMGQMDVIVGKAMGSMQQLLGPNQLSGSPGSSGSSKSG, from the exons ATGAGTTGCACAGAACACGTGGAGTATCCCTACGAGGCCAGTGATGAGGCCAGTGAGAATGAGCTGCTGGACCGCAGCCTCTCCATGTGGCGCGGGTGGGGCTCCCTCAACACGGACACCGACGGGTTCGACCCCATCCCCATCGACCTGCACACCGCATCCTCCATCGGACAGTATGATACG GTACGTGCCATTGTCCAATCTGGGAAGCAGGACCTGGATAAGAAGAACCACGGTAGCTGGACGCCACTGATGTATGCGTGTTACATCGGACATGACAACATTGTTAACCTGCTGCTGGACGCTGGGGTGGACGTCAACCTGAAGTCTGCAAAG GGCCAGACGCCGCTGATCCTTGCCGCTAGCTGTGGGAACGAAAGCGTGGCGTACTTCTTGTTGCAGCAGGGCGCTGACCTCACGGGAAAGGACCGGAGAGGCTGGTCAGCACTGTTCCACGCAACTAACGCTGGACACCAGAACATG GTGAAGTTCCTGTTGGAGGAGGGGGCAGACACAGAGTCCCGCGAGCCGACCCTGGGTCTCACACCGCTGTGCCTGGCTGCAGGGGAGGGTCACGAGATCATCGTACAGACGCTGCTTGATCACGGAGCCAACGTCAACGCACAG AGCTACAATGGGGACACTCCGCGCATGCTGGCCCTCATCAACGGCCACTCCAAGATTGTGGGGCTGATCGACACATTCACCGCGCAGCCCGGCACAAGTCTCCGTGCTGCGCCAGGATTGGGTGACAATAACGATGACCTCAGCTCCTCCGACGAGTTCAGGGGTCACAGGAAGCCTCCCCGCAGCCACCACCACCGCAGCTCGCGCGCCCGCCGGACACCCAGCATACGGGACGGGCCCGCCGAGTTCGCCCGCAAGACGGGTATTCCTGTCCAACCTCAGCAG AAGGGTAAGGCGTCCCAGCCTCCGTCCACCAAACCCGCGGCGCAGACCCCCGCGGTGCCAAGCAGCCCGGGCGTGCCCAGCGGTTATGTCACGTTCCAGGACGAGTGGGCCGGGGAACGGGAGGAGGGTGAAATCCGATTCCGTGACGTAATCTCCCCCATCAACGTCAGCGAACATGACCTGGACAGCTCAGGGGGACGCcaggag GCTGCTGACCCAGCGAACACCTTGGATGAACAGTGTGCCTTCGCTCTCTCCAATGCCCTGACCATCaagagcagcagcagcagcagtggGGACCTGGAGAAGGCTCTGGGGCTGAACCAGGAGAAACAGCCGGCCACTCAGCAGCCTTCCTGGCACCAG GTGTACCAGCAGCCCCCTCAGGCCCCCCGCGCCATGCCCGACCCCCCACCGGAAGTGCTGCCTCCCTTACCTGCCAACATCCCCGCACCTGTCCCCGACACTGAGGGGAGTACTGAG GTTTACCAGCCCCCAAAGGACCTAATGGAACTGCTAAACAACATCCAGTGTGCCAAGTACCACCCT GTTTACCAGCCCCCTAAGGACCTAATGGAACTGCTAAACAACATCCAGTGTGCCAAGTACcatcctgtgtttgaggaccAGGACATTGATCTGCACGTGTTCCTCACACTGACTGATAATGATCTCAAGGAG ATTGGCATCAAGCTGATGGGCCCGCGGCGTAAGATGACGTCGGCGATCGCCCGTTACCACAGCCACGCCCGGTTACACATGACGGGTCCGGAGCACGCCTATGCAGACAAGCTGGAGAGTGAGATGCAGGAGCTGGCCATGCAACTGCACAGG GTGTATGCGCAGGCAGAGCAGCTGAAGCAACAGGTGCTACAGGAGCATGAGCTGCGAAAGGTGGTGGAGGGATGTGTGGTGGAGAACAAGGCTGCCTGGGACCGCGTCAGACAG GTTGCCACGGAGACCCGTGAGCTGTGCAGCGATGTGCGACTGCTGGTGCACCAGGTCAGGATGTGTCAGGACGAGTTCTCCCGGAAACTCCTGCCTGAGGCAGACAGTG CTCAGCCTCCCGATGATCGGTACATCCACCCAAGTCCTGCTGGCACAGGACAGCCTTCCAACACAGACAACAGGTTCCCTG AAGATGATGCTTCCCCGGACGGGCAGGGAGACCCGGGCCCCGACGGCCACCCCGCCCCGCTGTTGCCGCGGGTTACGCTGATCTCTAGCGGGCAGCTTCGGGAGATGGGCGCGGCCGAGTTGCAGACAACCATGTCAGAGTTCATGGGTCAGATGGACGTCATCGTGGGGAAGGCCATGGGCAGCATGCAGCAGCTACTGGGGCCAAACCAGCTGTCCGGGTCGCCTGGGTCGAGTGGGTCGTCCAAGTCTGGGTGA